A single Syntrophorhabdus sp. DNA region contains:
- a CDS encoding ferredoxin family protein — protein MPVVIDEERCTGCNKCVTICTTDVLVANPEKGKPPIIMYPEECWYAACCVGECPEECLTMRHPLMMRVHFKNKETGETKRT, from the coding sequence ATGCCCGTGGTGATCGATGAGGAACGATGCACGGGATGCAACAAGTGCGTCACCATATGCACGACGGACGTGCTTGTCGCCAACCCCGAGAAGGGCAAGCCGCCCATCATCATGTACCCCGAGGAGTGTTGGTATGCGGCGTGCTGTGTCGGCGAGTGCCCCGAGGAATGTCTCACCATGCGGCATCCCCTCATGATGAGGGTCCATTTCAAGAACAAGGAAACAGGTGAGACAAAGCGGACGTGA
- a CDS encoding FAD-dependent oxidoreductase, with translation MACRLVIIGGVAGGATAAARARRLSEDAGIIVFERGEYVSFANCGLPYYIGDVIGTRDDLMVTTPEEFRARYRVEVRTLSDVLSIDRAAREVVVNDVRTGEGYREPYDRIILSPGAEPVSLPAGYGAFDNVFSLRSVLDADRIKSQADRSGPGTAVIVGAGFIGLEVAENLSRKGVKTTIVERLPQVMNHLDREMVSVVHDHLRENGVDLLLERSISSVAGRNTVSAVLTDRGEEIPCDMLVLSMGIRPDIRLARDCGLAIGDLGGIKVNPLMMTSDPDIFAVGDAVEVNDLVSGFPVLTALAGPANKQGRIAADNALGRRTVYRGTLGTSIVKIFGLTVSSTGASEKTLRMRQVPHLVSYTHSNSHAGYYPGAEMMTIKLIFSPGSGRILGSQIVGGTGVDKRIDVMATAIRGSMTVFDLEDIDLAYAPPFSSARDPVNIAGFVASNILKGDHEVVHAGDLKDIGENTVLLDLRDMEDLMRSSPIEGAVHVPLGRLRKKMEKLDREKLYITYCEVGTRSYAGHRVLAQRGFKSKNLSGGYKTYTATMRGH, from the coding sequence ATGGCATGCAGACTTGTGATCATCGGGGGAGTCGCCGGGGGTGCCACCGCCGCGGCGCGGGCGCGCCGTCTCAGTGAGGACGCCGGGATCATCGTTTTTGAGCGCGGGGAGTACGTATCCTTCGCGAATTGCGGTCTCCCCTATTACATCGGAGACGTGATCGGGACCCGTGACGATCTGATGGTCACGACCCCGGAGGAATTCAGGGCACGATACCGCGTCGAGGTCAGGACCCTGTCCGACGTCCTTTCCATAGACAGGGCCGCCAGGGAGGTTGTCGTCAACGACGTCAGAACGGGAGAGGGTTACCGTGAACCTTATGACAGGATCATCCTTTCTCCCGGAGCTGAGCCTGTCAGTCTTCCCGCTGGATACGGCGCGTTCGACAACGTCTTCAGTCTCCGGAGCGTTCTCGATGCCGACAGGATCAAGTCGCAGGCGGACAGGAGCGGACCGGGGACGGCAGTGATCGTCGGCGCCGGTTTCATCGGTCTCGAGGTGGCGGAGAATCTCTCAAGAAAGGGTGTCAAGACCACCATCGTGGAGAGACTGCCCCAGGTGATGAACCACCTCGATCGCGAGATGGTCTCGGTGGTCCACGATCATCTTCGGGAGAACGGAGTGGACCTGCTGCTCGAACGGAGCATCTCCTCCGTGGCGGGGCGGAACACGGTGTCAGCGGTCCTGACGGACCGCGGCGAGGAGATCCCCTGTGACATGCTCGTTCTCTCGATGGGCATCCGGCCGGACATCAGGCTTGCCCGGGACTGCGGTCTGGCGATCGGCGATCTTGGAGGGATAAAGGTGAACCCGTTGATGATGACCTCCGACCCGGACATCTTCGCCGTCGGCGACGCCGTTGAGGTCAATGACCTCGTGAGCGGCTTCCCCGTGCTGACCGCACTTGCAGGCCCGGCCAACAAGCAGGGCAGGATAGCGGCGGACAACGCGCTGGGAAGAAGAACGGTGTACAGGGGTACCCTGGGGACTTCGATCGTGAAGATCTTCGGCCTCACGGTGTCGTCCACGGGTGCCAGCGAGAAGACGCTGCGTATGCGTCAGGTGCCGCATCTCGTCAGTTATACACATTCAAACTCGCACGCAGGATACTACCCCGGGGCCGAAATGATGACCATCAAGCTTATCTTCTCGCCGGGAAGCGGCCGGATCCTGGGAAGCCAGATAGTGGGAGGAACCGGGGTGGACAAGCGCATCGATGTGATGGCAACGGCCATTCGCGGTTCAATGACGGTCTTTGACCTCGAAGACATCGATCTGGCCTACGCGCCTCCGTTCTCTTCGGCCAGAGATCCCGTCAACATCGCCGGTTTCGTTGCCTCCAACATATTGAAGGGAGATCACGAGGTGGTCCACGCCGGGGATCTGAAGGATATCGGGGAGAACACTGTCCTTCTGGACTTAAGGGACATGGAAGACCTGATGAGGAGTTCCCCGATAGAGGGGGCCGTACACGTCCCCCTCGGGCGGTTGAGAAAGAAGATGGAGAAGCTGGACAGGGAAAAGCTTTACATCACGTACTGTGAGGTTGGAACGCGGTCGTACGCGGGTCATCGGGTCCTGGCGCAGAGAGGTTTCAAGTCGAAGAACCTCAGCGGCGGCTACAAAACGTACACGGCCACCATGAGAGGACATTGA
- a CDS encoding DUF192 domain-containing protein — MKDPASAASRTTFFRWLFLRFCFLMVFTLVPFLLVVSAPDLPVVSVIFFDAKDRELCRFEAEPAVTPEQQAQGLMFRTSLRRRTGMLFFHDRDDMQNFWMKNTYIPLDLIFINGRYEVVHVHRGARPHDERNISSRYPARYILEVNAGEAKECAVARGVRVRFDRASAER, encoded by the coding sequence ATGAAAGACCCTGCGAGCGCCGCTTCACGGACAACGTTCTTCCGTTGGCTCTTCCTTCGTTTCTGTTTCCTGATGGTTTTTACGCTCGTTCCCTTTTTGCTCGTTGTTTCAGCACCGGACCTTCCCGTCGTCAGCGTCATTTTCTTCGATGCGAAAGACCGCGAACTCTGCCGTTTTGAGGCGGAGCCGGCGGTGACGCCCGAGCAGCAGGCGCAGGGGCTGATGTTCCGAACATCCCTGCGCAGGCGCACGGGTATGCTTTTCTTTCATGACCGCGACGACATGCAGAATTTCTGGATGAAAAACACGTACATCCCCCTTGACCTCATCTTCATCAACGGACGGTACGAGGTCGTCCATGTTCACCGGGGGGCGCGCCCGCATGACGAAAGGAACATAAGCTCCCGGTATCCCGCCCGGTACATCCTGGAAGTGAACGCGGGCGAGGCGAAGGAGTGTGCCGTCGCGCGGGGTGTCAGGGTCCGTTTCGACAGGGCCTCTGCCGAACGCTGA
- a CDS encoding 50S ribosomal protein L28, whose translation MARVCEICGKGKQIGHNVSHANNKTKREWRPNLQTVRIVKNGETLKARLCTKCIKKGNFQKAV comes from the coding sequence ATGGCAAGGGTCTGTGAGATCTGTGGAAAAGGAAAACAAATCGGTCACAACGTGAGTCACGCGAACAACAAGACCAAGCGGGAATGGCGGCCGAACCTGCAGACCGTCCGCATCGTGAAGAACGGCGAAACCCTCAAGGCAAGACTCTGCACGAAGTGCATCAAGAAGGGCAACTTCCAAAAAGCAGTATAG